A stretch of the Buchananella sp. 14KM1171 genome encodes the following:
- a CDS encoding DUF6508 domain-containing protein translates to MEASEVQEQWGRVQALIDLLEAGYVPTWPEPGRSPQGHLLMNGPAYDPRVNAGVLAAARLLGDDQDYLVAIRELRERPIEGCTRRELATWFTYFARGERFCDGFLAGEIEGGRLLAALHRLREVGF, encoded by the coding sequence ATGGAGGCGAGCGAGGTGCAGGAGCAGTGGGGCCGCGTGCAGGCGCTAATCGACCTGCTGGAGGCCGGCTACGTGCCCACCTGGCCCGAGCCGGGGCGCTCGCCCCAAGGGCACCTGCTCATGAACGGGCCGGCCTACGACCCGCGCGTGAACGCCGGCGTGCTCGCGGCCGCGCGCCTGCTGGGCGACGACCAGGACTACCTGGTGGCCATCCGCGAGCTGCGCGAACGCCCGATCGAGGGCTGCACCCGCCGGGAGCTGGCCACCTGGTTCACCTACTTCGCGCGCGGGGAGCGCTTCTGCGACGGCTTCTTGGCCGGGGAGATCGAGGGCGGTAGGCTGCTGGCCGCGCTGCACCGCCTGCGAGAGGTGGGGTTCTAG
- a CDS encoding YaaA family protein, translating to MLILLPPSRTMFSPAAGAPYSPAALSFASVADVAALRSEVAAAYVSVCSAPDGAKRLGLTARQAAELPELALLGSRPALPAGRAYTGVLYAAAGIEALTEPGTQRAGLEVLIASALYGWVRPSDVIAPYRLTMGSSILDRPLAAAWREAASAVLAAKSTGRLTLDCRSGEYQAAAPAKACSGEYLALKAVTVRDGAEKTVSHFAKHYRGVLTGALVELAAGRDLSGFGADDVAQVAATLPEVKDVRLTPGTLTLVV from the coding sequence GTGCTGATCTTGTTGCCGCCCTCGCGCACCATGTTCTCCCCCGCCGCCGGCGCCCCCTACAGCCCGGCCGCGCTCAGTTTTGCTTCGGTGGCCGACGTTGCCGCGCTCCGCTCCGAGGTGGCGGCCGCCTACGTGTCGGTCTGCTCCGCGCCGGACGGCGCCAAGCGGCTGGGGCTTACCGCGCGCCAGGCGGCCGAGCTGCCGGAGCTGGCGTTGTTGGGGTCCCGGCCGGCGCTTCCGGCTGGGCGCGCCTACACCGGGGTGCTGTACGCGGCGGCCGGGATCGAGGCGCTGACCGAGCCCGGGACGCAGCGGGCGGGCCTGGAGGTGCTGATTGCCTCGGCGCTGTACGGCTGGGTGCGGCCCAGCGACGTCATCGCGCCCTACCGGCTCACCATGGGCTCCTCCATCCTGGACCGCCCGCTGGCCGCCGCGTGGCGGGAGGCGGCCAGCGCGGTACTGGCGGCTAAGAGCACTGGGCGCTTGACGCTGGACTGCCGCTCCGGGGAGTACCAGGCGGCGGCTCCCGCCAAGGCGTGCTCCGGCGAGTACCTGGCCCTCAAGGCCGTGACGGTACGCGATGGTGCGGAAAAGACCGTCTCCCACTTCGCCAAGCATTACCGGGGCGTGCTCACCGGCGCGCTGGTGGAGCTGGCGGCAGGCCGCGACCTCTCCGGCTTCGGGGCCGATGATGTGGCCCAGGTGGCCGCCACCCTGCCGGAGGTCAAGGACGTGCGCCTGACCCCAGGCACGCTCACCCTGGTGGTCTAG
- a CDS encoding CPBP family intramembrane glutamic endopeptidase, translating to MSSSRAGLSSRSFALLPAAPEPVFGLPADCSLRWRGRPWLTVLGAVLRLLIVPTATLLAATSTLLVLRLSGWWPAEPASAWGAFWTAALLQTLVMSAVALAFYVLFARLLDKRDRLPELRWGTGLPLASGLAWGGVAVLACAAAIAALGGFSLQLARESLNTPGLLGYAITVGAGAGIAEEVLFRGVLLRSLEELLGTWAAVALSALAFGLIHGANPHATWWSNLAIALEAGILLGLLYAATRSLWLVIGFHAAWNVVQGPVLGVPVSGTPLGPSLWRAQAHGPDWLTGGAFGLEASAVTVALLLAASAVLAVVVHRRGQVVAPLWRPRAAARPSLAPPTR from the coding sequence ATGTCTTCCTCGCGCGCAGGCTTGAGCTCGCGCTCCTTTGCCCTGCTCCCAGCAGCACCCGAGCCCGTCTTTGGCCTGCCCGCCGATTGCTCGCTGCGCTGGCGGGGACGGCCCTGGCTGACGGTGCTCGGCGCGGTGCTGCGACTGCTGATAGTCCCCACCGCCACGCTGCTAGCCGCCACTTCGACGCTGCTGGTGCTGCGACTTTCGGGCTGGTGGCCCGCCGAACCGGCCTCCGCCTGGGGCGCCTTCTGGACCGCTGCGCTACTGCAGACCCTGGTCATGTCCGCCGTCGCTCTAGCGTTCTACGTCCTGTTCGCCAGGCTGCTGGACAAGCGCGACCGCCTGCCAGAGTTGCGGTGGGGCACCGGCCTGCCGCTGGCCTCCGGGCTGGCCTGGGGTGGTGTGGCGGTGCTGGCCTGCGCCGCCGCGATCGCCGCCCTGGGAGGTTTCTCCTTACAACTGGCCCGAGAGTCCTTAAACACCCCGGGTCTGCTTGGCTATGCCATCACAGTCGGGGCCGGCGCGGGCATCGCCGAGGAGGTTCTCTTCCGTGGCGTGCTGCTGCGCAGCCTGGAGGAACTGCTGGGCACGTGGGCGGCGGTGGCGCTCTCTGCGCTCGCCTTTGGCCTGATCCACGGCGCCAACCCGCACGCCACCTGGTGGTCCAACCTAGCCATCGCCCTAGAGGCCGGAATCCTGCTGGGGCTGCTGTATGCGGCCACGCGCTCGCTGTGGCTGGTGATCGGCTTCCACGCCGCCTGGAACGTGGTGCAGGGCCCGGTCCTGGGCGTGCCCGTCTCCGGTACCCCACTGGGTCCATCGCTGTGGCGGGCGCAGGCGCACGGCCCTGACTGGCTCACGGGCGGGGCGTTCGGGCTGGAGGCCTCCGCCGTGACGGTCGCCCTCCTGCTGGCCGCCAGCGCGGTGCTGGCCGTGGTGGTCCACCGGCGTGGCCAGGTGGTCGCCCCGCTCTGGCGCCCGCGCGCCGCCGCCCGCCCCAGCTTGGCGCCGCCGACACGATAG
- the ppgK gene encoding polyphosphate--glucose phosphotransferase, translating into MIALGIDIGGSGIKGAPVDLETGELTQERVRIETPQPSTPEAVARVTREVVESFDLPADTPVGITFPAPIKHNTVVFMANLDQSWVGKNVDDVFEQELGRKVIALNDADAAGYAEAIYGAAKGHDGLVIVTTLGTGIGSALIYNGQLIPGSELGHLEIDGVNAESRAAARIREEEKLKFPEYAKRLQRYYSHVEMLFSPDLFVVGGGVSKKHDKFLPLLDLRTPIIPAQLRNTAGIVGAAALAAKGEVL; encoded by the coding sequence ATGATTGCTCTTGGCATAGACATTGGCGGCTCCGGCATCAAGGGCGCCCCCGTGGACCTGGAGACCGGCGAGCTGACGCAGGAGCGGGTGCGCATCGAAACGCCGCAGCCCTCCACACCGGAGGCGGTCGCACGCGTGACTCGCGAGGTGGTGGAGTCCTTCGACCTGCCTGCCGACACCCCGGTGGGTATCACCTTCCCGGCTCCCATCAAGCACAACACCGTGGTGTTCATGGCGAACCTGGACCAGTCCTGGGTGGGCAAGAACGTCGATGACGTGTTCGAGCAGGAGCTCGGCCGCAAGGTGATCGCCCTGAACGACGCCGACGCCGCCGGCTACGCCGAGGCGATCTACGGCGCGGCCAAGGGCCACGACGGCCTGGTCATCGTCACCACGCTGGGCACCGGCATCGGCTCTGCGCTGATCTACAACGGCCAGCTGATCCCCGGCAGCGAGCTGGGCCACCTGGAGATCGACGGCGTCAACGCTGAATCCCGCGCTGCGGCCCGCATCCGCGAGGAGGAAAAGCTGAAGTTCCCGGAGTACGCCAAGCGTCTACAGCGCTACTACTCCCACGTGGAGATGCTCTTCTCCCCTGACCTCTTCGTGGTCGGCGGCGGTGTCTCCAAGAAGCACGACAAGTTCTTGCCGCTGCTGGACCTGCGCACCCCGATTATTCCGGCGCAGCTGCGCAACACCGCCGGAATCGTTGGCGCGGCAGCTCTGGCTGCCAAAGGCGAAGTGCTCTAG
- the map gene encoding type I methionyl aminopeptidase, translating to MNRSTFAPLVPGRISPERQVPAGIDRPEYLFHDGPEVVNSSDVKDAETVERIAAAGRIAADALEHIRPLCVPGTRTDEIDAAAHEFVIAAGAYPSCLNYMGFPKSVCTSLNEVICHGIPDDTVLVEGDILNVDITAYIDGVHGDTCTMFEIGQVDEDSHLLIERTREALMRGIKAVRPGREINVIGRVIESYAKRFGYGVVRDFTGHGVGEAFHSGLIVPHYDAAPLHNEVMQEGMVFTIEPMLTLGGVDWDQWEDGWTITTADKQRTAQFEHTIAVTADGARILTLPSTEAA from the coding sequence ATGAATCGCTCCACCTTTGCTCCCCTGGTTCCCGGCCGCATCTCTCCCGAGCGGCAGGTGCCTGCCGGGATCGACCGGCCGGAGTACCTGTTCCACGACGGCCCGGAGGTGGTCAACTCCTCCGACGTGAAGGACGCGGAGACGGTGGAGAGGATCGCCGCCGCCGGTCGCATCGCCGCCGACGCCCTGGAGCACATCCGCCCGCTGTGCGTGCCCGGCACCCGCACCGATGAGATCGACGCGGCCGCCCACGAGTTCGTCATCGCGGCCGGCGCCTACCCATCCTGCCTGAACTACATGGGCTTCCCGAAGTCCGTGTGCACCTCCCTGAACGAGGTGATCTGCCACGGCATCCCGGACGACACGGTGCTGGTCGAGGGCGACATCCTCAACGTGGACATCACGGCCTACATCGACGGCGTGCACGGCGACACGTGCACGATGTTCGAGATCGGGCAGGTGGATGAGGACTCCCACCTGCTGATCGAGCGCACCCGCGAGGCACTGATGAGGGGAATCAAGGCGGTGCGGCCCGGCCGCGAGATCAACGTGATCGGCCGGGTGATCGAGTCCTACGCCAAGCGCTTCGGTTACGGCGTGGTGCGGGACTTCACCGGGCACGGCGTGGGAGAGGCATTCCACTCCGGCCTGATCGTTCCCCACTACGACGCCGCTCCGCTCCACAACGAGGTCATGCAGGAGGGCATGGTCTTCACCATCGAACCAATGCTGACCCTGGGTGGGGTGGACTGGGACCAGTGGGAGGACGGCTGGACCATCACCACGGCGGACAAGCAACGCACGGCGCAGTTCGAGCACACGATCGCGGTGACGGCCGACGGCGCTCGTATTCTCACCCTTCCCTCCACCGAAGCCGCTTAG
- the panB gene encoding 3-methyl-2-oxobutanoate hydroxymethyltransferase, whose product MRLEDSAPLKSIKTRQRVRIPHLLAAKETGEKITMLTAYDFVTASIFDRAGVDVLLVGDSLGNVVHGHDTTLPVELDEMVVATRAVARAARRALVVADLPFGTYEASPEQAHASAVRLMKAGAGAVKFEGGQRVTPQVRLLAASGIPVVGHLGFTPQLENAFGGKRIQGRTESAADALVDDAYALYEAGASAVVIEMVPAHVAARVTEVVPIPVIGIGAGVDVDGQVLVWTDMAGMTQWSPSFARQFAHLGSALHTATQEYVEAVRASQFPGPEHTFTN is encoded by the coding sequence ATGCGTTTAGAGGACAGCGCCCCCCTGAAGTCGATCAAGACGCGCCAGCGGGTGCGGATCCCGCACCTGCTCGCCGCCAAGGAGACCGGCGAGAAGATCACCATGCTCACCGCCTACGACTTCGTCACGGCCTCGATCTTTGACCGGGCCGGCGTGGACGTACTGCTGGTGGGCGACTCCCTGGGCAACGTCGTCCACGGCCACGACACCACCCTGCCGGTGGAGCTGGACGAGATGGTGGTGGCGACGCGCGCGGTGGCGCGGGCGGCACGCCGGGCCCTGGTGGTGGCAGACCTGCCCTTTGGCACCTACGAGGCCAGCCCGGAGCAGGCCCACGCCTCCGCCGTGCGCCTGATGAAGGCCGGCGCGGGGGCCGTGAAGTTTGAGGGCGGCCAGCGCGTCACCCCGCAGGTGCGGCTGCTGGCCGCCAGCGGCATCCCCGTGGTCGGGCACCTGGGTTTCACCCCGCAGCTGGAGAACGCCTTTGGCGGCAAGCGCATCCAGGGCCGCACGGAGAGCGCCGCCGACGCGCTGGTGGACGACGCCTACGCCCTCTACGAGGCCGGCGCGAGCGCCGTGGTGATCGAGATGGTGCCGGCCCACGTGGCGGCCCGCGTCACCGAGGTGGTGCCGATCCCGGTCATCGGTATCGGGGCCGGCGTGGACGTGGACGGGCAGGTGCTGGTGTGGACGGACATGGCCGGCATGACGCAGTGGTCCCCGTCCTTCGCCCGCCAGTTCGCCCACCTGGGCTCCGCGCTGCACACCGCCACCCAGGAGTACGTGGAGGCGGTGCGGGCCTCCCAGTTCCCGGGCCCGGAGCACACGTTCACCAACTGA
- the nadE gene encoding NAD(+) synthase: MSLRIALAQVDPVVGDFAANFSALKAKVERAAQVGANVVVTPVGALSGEPLGDLAARSAFRHAWDEAIAQVQELVDAAQVMVVLHDGTEPRWILPHGWYAPGEVVLLDGLAALERCEPREGAAFYVVCGREQATLDSPSRHRAVVTQAAGRLGATVAFANLAGATDDVVFAGGSLLVSPSGEVRARAPFFAPWLVCEGECVGPDLAGASQAEIGYLTICAGLDAYTSKNGIKRAILGLSGGIDSALVAVMAADVLGGRNVVGVSMPSEYSSRHSREDAKLTADVNRLDYRVVPIGLMVGAYAAALPLTGISAQNIQARVRGAILMGISNEEGGLVLATGNRTEVAVGYSTMYGDTCGGYAPLGDAPKTLVWEMSRWRNEQAEAAGETPPIPESSITKPPSAELAPDQQDSDSLPPYSRLDPLVADALENQLTREELAQKHDPAEVDQVLRLIQRSEWKRRQYAPAPRLHERGFQVGREVPITSRWLEQI; the protein is encoded by the coding sequence ATGAGTCTTCGTATTGCACTGGCGCAAGTGGACCCGGTGGTGGGCGACTTTGCCGCGAACTTTTCTGCCCTGAAGGCAAAGGTGGAGCGGGCCGCGCAGGTCGGCGCGAACGTCGTGGTCACCCCGGTGGGTGCGCTCAGCGGCGAGCCGCTGGGTGACCTGGCGGCGCGTTCGGCCTTCCGCCACGCCTGGGATGAGGCGATTGCGCAGGTCCAGGAGCTGGTGGACGCCGCCCAGGTGATGGTGGTGCTCCACGACGGCACCGAGCCGCGCTGGATCCTGCCGCACGGCTGGTACGCGCCTGGTGAGGTGGTGCTGCTGGACGGCCTGGCCGCCCTGGAGCGGTGCGAGCCGCGTGAGGGCGCCGCCTTCTACGTGGTGTGCGGTCGCGAGCAGGCCACGCTGGATTCGCCCTCGCGCCACCGCGCGGTGGTGACGCAGGCGGCGGGCCGGCTGGGTGCCACGGTGGCCTTTGCGAACCTGGCGGGTGCAACGGACGACGTCGTCTTCGCTGGCGGTTCGCTGCTGGTATCGCCCTCCGGTGAGGTGCGGGCCCGCGCCCCCTTCTTCGCGCCCTGGCTGGTGTGCGAGGGCGAGTGCGTGGGCCCCGACCTGGCGGGCGCCAGCCAGGCGGAGATCGGTTACCTGACGATCTGCGCCGGCCTGGACGCCTACACCTCCAAGAACGGCATCAAGCGCGCCATCCTGGGGCTGAGCGGCGGCATCGACTCCGCCCTGGTGGCGGTGATGGCGGCCGACGTGCTGGGCGGGCGCAACGTGGTGGGCGTCTCCATGCCCTCGGAGTACTCCTCGCGCCACTCCAGGGAGGACGCCAAGCTGACGGCGGACGTCAACCGCCTGGACTACCGGGTGGTGCCTATCGGGCTGATGGTGGGGGCCTACGCCGCCGCGCTGCCCCTGACCGGTATCTCCGCGCAGAACATCCAGGCGCGGGTGCGCGGGGCGATCCTGATGGGTATCTCTAACGAGGAGGGTGGCCTGGTGCTGGCCACCGGTAACCGCACCGAGGTCGCGGTGGGCTACTCCACGATGTACGGAGACACCTGCGGCGGGTATGCGCCGCTGGGCGATGCGCCCAAGACGCTGGTGTGGGAGATGTCCCGCTGGCGCAACGAGCAGGCCGAGGCCGCCGGGGAGACCCCGCCCATCCCGGAGTCCTCAATCACCAAGCCGCCCAGCGCCGAGCTGGCCCCGGACCAGCAGGACTCTGACTCCCTGCCGCCGTACTCCCGCCTGGACCCGCTGGTGGCCGACGCGCTGGAAAACCAGCTCACCCGTGAGGAGCTGGCGCAAAAGCACGACCCGGCGGAGGTTGACCAGGTGTTGAGGCTGATCCAGCGCTCGGAGTGGAAGCGCCGCCAATACGCCCCCGCGCCGCGCCTGCATGAGCGAGGATTCCAGGTGGGCCGCGAGGTCCCCATCACCAGCCGCTGGCTAGAGCAGATCTGA
- the pheS gene encoding phenylalanine--tRNA ligase subunit alpha, translating into MTQEVLSPLDEAGVAAAVEAALAQVGAAATLAELKTARLAALGDNAPLTLANREIRNLEPAQRGAAGKLLGMARSRVTKAVEERTAELEVTEKEAAIAAERLDVTVPTRRTAAGARHPLSVLIDEISDLFVSMGWRIAEGPEIEHEWFNFDALNFGPDHPARQMQDTFYLDPAGAQASAQDSAPGQGDAAGQGSDAPGEVDSAPGEVDSAPGDARTGAASGAEGLVLRTHTSPVQARVLLDAQPPLFIACPGKVFRTDALDATHTPVFHQVEGLAVAEGLTMAHLKGTLEHFARSMFGPDSKIRLRPSFFPFTEPSAEMDFWFPQKKGGPGWIEWGGCGMVNPNVLASCGIDPNKYTGFAFGMGLERTLMLRHGIADMHDIVEGDQRFSQQFGPTGRGK; encoded by the coding sequence ATGACACAGGAAGTTCTCTCGCCGCTCGACGAAGCCGGCGTGGCAGCGGCCGTGGAAGCCGCCCTGGCGCAGGTCGGGGCTGCAGCGACCCTGGCCGAGCTGAAGACGGCCCGCCTGGCCGCCCTGGGCGACAACGCCCCGCTCACGTTGGCAAACCGCGAGATCCGCAACCTGGAGCCCGCCCAGCGTGGCGCGGCAGGCAAGCTGCTGGGCATGGCCCGCTCCCGCGTCACGAAGGCCGTGGAGGAGCGCACCGCGGAGCTGGAGGTGACGGAGAAGGAGGCCGCCATCGCCGCCGAGCGCCTGGACGTCACCGTCCCCACGCGGCGCACCGCCGCCGGCGCCCGCCACCCGCTGTCCGTGCTGATCGACGAGATCTCTGACCTGTTCGTCTCGATGGGCTGGCGCATCGCGGAGGGGCCGGAGATCGAGCACGAGTGGTTCAACTTCGATGCCCTCAACTTTGGCCCCGATCACCCGGCCCGCCAGATGCAGGACACCTTCTACCTGGACCCGGCCGGCGCGCAGGCGAGCGCGCAGGACTCCGCCCCCGGGCAGGGGGACGCCGCCGGGCAGGGGAGCGACGCCCCCGGGGAGGTGGACTCCGCCCCCGGGGAGGTGGACTCCGCCCCCGGGGACGCGCGGACGGGTGCGGCAAGCGGCGCCGAGGGCCTGGTTTTGCGCACTCACACCTCCCCGGTGCAGGCGCGCGTGCTGCTGGACGCGCAGCCGCCGCTGTTCATCGCCTGCCCGGGCAAGGTGTTTCGCACGGACGCGCTGGACGCCACCCACACCCCGGTCTTCCATCAAGTGGAGGGACTGGCCGTGGCTGAGGGGCTGACCATGGCCCACCTGAAGGGCACCCTGGAGCACTTCGCCCGCTCCATGTTCGGCCCGGACTCCAAGATCCGCCTGCGCCCCTCCTTCTTCCCGTTCACCGAGCCCAGCGCGGAGATGGACTTCTGGTTCCCGCAGAAGAAGGGCGGCCCTGGCTGGATCGAGTGGGGCGGCTGCGGCATGGTCAACCCGAACGTGTTGGCCTCCTGCGGCATCGACCCGAACAAGTACACCGGCTTCGCATTCGGCATGGGCCTGGAGCGCACGCTCATGCTGCGCCACGGCATCGCTGATATGCACGACATCGTTGAGGGAGACCAGCGCTTCTCCCAGCAGTTCGGACCCACTGGAAGGGGCAAGTAA